From the Exiguobacterium aurantiacum genome, one window contains:
- the trmFO gene encoding FADH(2)-oxidizing methylenetetrahydrofolate--tRNA-(uracil(54)-C(5))-methyltransferase TrmFO: MQQRVTVIGAGLAGSEAAWQLAKRGIQVDLYEMRPVRKTPAHHTDQFAELVCSNSLRANGLQNAVGVLKEEMRTLDSLILKAADTASVPAGGALAVDRHDFAGFVTDTLKNHPNVTVHNEEITAIPDGIVIMATGPLTSPDLSASLKAFTGEDYLYFYDAAAPILDGETIDRDKVYLKSRYDKGEAAYLNCPMTEEEFDLFYDELVKAEVVPLKEFEKEIYFEGCMPFEVLAQRGKKTLLFGPMKPVGLEDPKTGKRPHAVVQLRQDNSAGTLYNLVGFQTHLKWGEQKRILQLIPGLENAEIVRYGVMHRNTFINSPSLLKPTYQARTRDTLFFAGQMTGVEGYVESAASGLLAGINAAKLIADEELVVLPRETMLGSMAHYITTTDGKHFQPMNANFGLVPSLEDAPKKMKKQERYERYANRALETIQQYKEI, translated from the coding sequence TTGCAGCAACGTGTAACTGTGATCGGAGCGGGCCTCGCCGGCTCCGAGGCGGCTTGGCAACTCGCGAAACGCGGAATTCAAGTCGATTTGTATGAAATGAGACCGGTCCGAAAGACACCGGCACACCATACGGACCAATTCGCCGAACTGGTCTGCTCGAACTCGCTACGAGCGAACGGGCTCCAAAACGCGGTCGGTGTCTTGAAAGAAGAGATGCGCACGCTTGATTCGCTCATCTTGAAAGCGGCCGACACGGCAAGTGTACCGGCCGGCGGCGCTCTTGCCGTCGACCGTCATGACTTCGCCGGATTCGTGACGGACACGTTGAAGAACCATCCGAACGTGACCGTGCACAACGAAGAGATCACGGCGATTCCGGACGGGATCGTCATCATGGCGACCGGTCCGCTCACGTCACCGGACCTCTCGGCTTCGCTCAAAGCGTTCACAGGTGAAGATTACCTTTACTTCTACGACGCCGCGGCGCCGATTTTGGACGGCGAGACGATCGACCGGGACAAGGTCTATTTGAAATCACGTTACGATAAAGGTGAGGCGGCGTACCTCAACTGTCCGATGACGGAAGAAGAGTTCGACTTGTTCTATGACGAACTTGTCAAAGCAGAAGTCGTCCCGCTCAAAGAGTTCGAGAAAGAGATTTACTTCGAAGGCTGCATGCCGTTTGAAGTCCTCGCCCAACGCGGTAAGAAGACGCTCTTGTTCGGACCGATGAAACCGGTTGGCCTCGAAGATCCGAAGACGGGCAAACGCCCACACGCGGTCGTGCAATTGCGGCAAGATAACTCGGCCGGCACGCTCTACAACTTGGTCGGTTTCCAGACGCACCTCAAATGGGGCGAACAGAAACGGATCCTTCAACTCATCCCAGGTCTCGAGAACGCCGAGATTGTGCGCTACGGTGTCATGCACCGGAACACGTTCATCAACTCGCCGAGCCTATTGAAACCGACGTACCAGGCCCGCACACGCGACACGTTGTTCTTCGCCGGTCAAATGACCGGGGTCGAAGGCTATGTCGAGTCAGCGGCATCCGGACTCCTCGCCGGGATCAACGCGGCGAAGCTGATCGCGGATGAAGAACTCGTCGTCCTCCCCCGGGAGACGATGCTCGGTTCGATGGCGCACTACATCACGACGACGGACGGCAAGCACTTCCAACCGATGAACGCGAACTTCGGTCTCGTGCCATCGCTTGAAGATGCCCCGAAGAAGATGAAGAAACAAGAACGTTACGAGCGCTACGCGAACCGCGCCCTCGAAACGATTCAACAGTATAAAGAGATTTAA
- the topA gene encoding type I DNA topoisomerase, with protein sequence MAKYLVIVESPAKAKTIKRYLGSNYTVKASMGHVIDLPKSQLGVDVEHDFEPKYITIRGKGPVLKELKTAAKKATKIFLAADPDREGEAIAWHLARALGVDETTECRVVFNEITKDAIKESFKHPRKINHDLVDAQQARRILDRLVGYGMSPLLWKKVKKGLSAGRVQSVAVKMIIDREREINAFDPEEYWTIKLTLNHEGELFETSFYGKDGKKLELKSEADADAVLKAIDDSFKVIDVTKKERKRNASLPFTTSSLQQDAARKLNFRAKKTMMLAQQLYEGIDLGKKEGTVGLITYMRTDSTRISDLAKEEAKSYIESTFGEEYVALQKQKEKKAANAQDAHEAIRPTSALRDPASVKAYLSRDQLRLYKLIWERLVASQMAPAILDTVKIDVESNGMIFRANGSTVKFPGFMKVYIESKDDDIEETNPEKEGLLPPLEVDDLVKFDTIEPKQHFTQPPPRYSEARLVRAMEELGIGRPSTYAPTLDTIQKRGYVVLEEKKFVPTELGELVIEMIDEYFNDFITVQFTADMETLLDSIENEEVAWTDVVAPIYRSFEKRLKRAESEIEKIEVKDEPAGIDCEVCGAPMVIKMGRYGKFMACSNFPNCTNTKPVQVEIGVPCPSCKDGQVVERRSKKGRLFYGCSNYPDCEFVSWDKPVAKPCPECGKMMVEKKIKDGVKYQCTNCTHAEVHQLEED encoded by the coding sequence ATGGCAAAATATTTGGTGATCGTCGAATCACCGGCGAAAGCAAAAACAATTAAACGTTATTTAGGATCGAATTACACGGTCAAAGCATCAATGGGACACGTCATCGACTTACCGAAGAGTCAACTCGGTGTCGACGTAGAACATGACTTTGAACCGAAGTACATTACGATTCGTGGAAAAGGTCCCGTTTTGAAAGAATTGAAGACGGCAGCCAAAAAAGCGACGAAAATCTTTCTCGCGGCTGACCCGGATCGCGAAGGGGAAGCGATCGCTTGGCATTTAGCGCGTGCCCTCGGTGTCGACGAAACGACAGAATGTCGGGTCGTCTTTAACGAGATCACGAAAGATGCGATCAAGGAGTCATTCAAACACCCACGTAAAATCAATCACGATCTCGTCGACGCCCAGCAGGCACGACGGATTTTGGATCGTCTCGTCGGATACGGGATGAGCCCATTATTATGGAAGAAAGTCAAAAAAGGCTTATCGGCCGGACGCGTCCAATCGGTAGCCGTCAAAATGATTATCGACCGGGAGCGGGAAATCAATGCCTTCGACCCAGAAGAGTATTGGACGATCAAACTCACGCTCAACCATGAAGGCGAATTGTTCGAGACATCGTTTTATGGAAAAGACGGGAAGAAACTGGAGCTCAAGAGCGAGGCTGACGCCGACGCGGTGCTCAAAGCGATCGACGACTCGTTCAAAGTCATCGACGTCACGAAGAAAGAGCGGAAGCGGAACGCCTCGCTCCCGTTTACGACGAGTTCGCTCCAACAGGATGCGGCCCGTAAGCTAAATTTCCGTGCCAAGAAGACGATGATGCTCGCGCAACAGCTTTACGAAGGGATCGACCTCGGTAAAAAAGAAGGTACCGTCGGTTTGATCACCTACATGCGTACCGATTCGACGCGAATCTCGGATTTGGCGAAAGAAGAAGCGAAATCGTATATCGAGTCCACGTTCGGTGAAGAGTACGTCGCATTGCAGAAGCAAAAAGAGAAGAAGGCGGCGAACGCCCAGGACGCCCACGAAGCGATTCGTCCGACGTCGGCGTTACGTGACCCGGCCTCGGTGAAAGCGTACTTGTCACGTGACCAGCTCCGACTGTACAAGTTGATCTGGGAACGTCTCGTCGCGAGCCAAATGGCGCCGGCCATCCTCGATACGGTGAAAATCGACGTCGAGTCGAACGGCATGATTTTCCGTGCCAACGGGTCGACCGTCAAATTCCCTGGTTTCATGAAAGTGTATATCGAATCGAAAGATGATGATATCGAAGAGACGAACCCAGAAAAAGAAGGGTTGCTGCCACCGCTCGAAGTCGACGACCTCGTCAAATTCGACACGATCGAACCGAAACAGCACTTCACACAACCGCCACCGCGTTATAGCGAGGCACGACTCGTCCGGGCGATGGAAGAGCTCGGGATCGGTCGTCCGTCGACGTATGCGCCGACGCTCGATACGATTCAAAAACGTGGTTACGTCGTCCTCGAAGAGAAGAAGTTCGTCCCGACGGAGCTCGGTGAACTCGTCATCGAGATGATCGATGAGTACTTCAACGATTTCATCACCGTGCAATTCACGGCCGACATGGAGACGCTCCTCGACTCGATTGAGAACGAGGAAGTCGCTTGGACCGACGTCGTTGCCCCAATCTATCGCAGTTTCGAGAAACGATTGAAGCGGGCCGAGTCTGAGATCGAGAAGATCGAAGTGAAAGACGAACCGGCCGGCATCGACTGTGAAGTATGCGGTGCGCCGATGGTCATCAAGATGGGCCGCTACGGTAAATTCATGGCGTGCTCGAACTTCCCGAACTGTACGAACACGAAACCGGTACAAGTCGAGATCGGCGTCCCATGTCCGAGCTGCAAAGACGGACAAGTCGTCGAAAGACGCAGTAAAAAAGGTCGTCTGTTCTACGGCTGTTCGAACTATCCAGACTGTGAGTTCGTCTCATGGGACAAGCCGGTCGCGAAACCGTGTCCGGAATGTGGTAAGATGATGGTCGAGAAAAAAATCAAAGACGGCGTGAAATATCAATGTACGAACTGTACCCATGCCGAGGTACATCAGTTAGAGGAGGATTAA
- the dprA gene encoding DNA-processing protein DprA, with amino-acid sequence MNQTIARFAAERLPVEFVHHYLSHPGLSSHQFHPNVWHKAKRALRSTVTYDRFLTWEDEAFPRALLDIPNPPYCLFYRGDLEVLQQQTTALVGSRELNRISHRLVEHFRPLIEETVSVSGGALGIDGLVHELSLRHHCPTIAILGAGFSHMYPHAHQPLFEQISRHGLLLTEYPPETPVKKFQFLERNRLVSGLGDQLVVIQARQKSGTMNTVGHALEQGKTVFAVPGSPLDPLAEGPNRLIEDGAIPLTNSDQILMRSRIGR; translated from the coding sequence ATGAATCAAACAATTGCTCGATTCGCGGCTGAACGGCTGCCGGTCGAGTTCGTCCATCATTACTTGTCTCATCCTGGTTTGAGCTCCCATCAGTTCCATCCGAACGTCTGGCACAAGGCGAAACGGGCGCTTCGTTCAACGGTCACGTACGACCGTTTTTTGACGTGGGAAGACGAAGCATTCCCGCGCGCTTTGCTCGACATCCCGAATCCTCCGTATTGTTTGTTTTACCGAGGCGATTTAGAGGTACTACAACAACAAACGACCGCTTTGGTCGGAAGTCGTGAATTGAACCGGATCAGCCATCGACTCGTCGAACATTTCCGCCCTTTAATAGAAGAAACTGTATCGGTATCGGGCGGGGCACTCGGCATTGACGGGCTCGTTCACGAGCTGTCGCTGCGGCACCACTGCCCGACGATCGCCATCCTCGGGGCCGGTTTTTCGCACATGTATCCTCATGCCCATCAGCCACTGTTCGAACAGATCTCGAGGCACGGGTTACTTCTCACCGAATACCCACCGGAAACACCTGTCAAAAAATTTCAATTTTTAGAACGAAATCGTCTCGTCAGCGGACTCGGCGACCAGCTCGTCGTCATTCAGGCCCGTCAGAAGAGCGGGACGATGAATACGGTCGGACATGCGCTCGAGCAAGGAAAGACGGTGTTTGCGGTGCCGGGAAGCCCGCTCGATCCGCTCGCGGAAGGACCGAACCGATTGATTGAGGATGGAGCGATTCCATTGACGAATTCCGACCAAATTCTAATGCGTTCAAGGATTGGACGTTGA
- the sucD gene encoding succinate--CoA ligase subunit alpha, producing MSIWANQDTKVIIQGITGKQGLFHGEQMLAYNTKLVGGVTPGKGGTTVLDGVPVFNTVSEAVEATGANASIIYVPPAFAADSIMEAADSGIELIICITEGIPVIDMIQVKRYLEDKPARLIGPNCPGIITPGEAKLGIMPGYIHTKGHVGIVSRSGTLTYEAVHQLTTAGIGQSTAVGIGGDPVNGTNFIDTLQAFNDDEDTKAVIMIGEIGGTAEEEAAEWVKANMTKPVIGFIGGQTAPEGKRMGHAGAIISGGKGTAAEKIKTLNANGIEVAETPAVIGETLIRVLKQEGLYEACVTGQPTT from the coding sequence ATGAGTATTTGGGCAAATCAAGATACAAAAGTGATCATTCAAGGGATCACGGGGAAACAAGGTCTGTTCCACGGCGAACAGATGTTGGCTTATAACACGAAGTTGGTCGGAGGGGTGACGCCTGGTAAAGGTGGCACGACTGTCCTTGACGGCGTACCGGTCTTCAACACGGTGTCCGAGGCCGTCGAAGCGACAGGCGCGAATGCGTCAATCATCTACGTACCACCGGCCTTCGCGGCGGATTCGATCATGGAGGCGGCCGATAGCGGGATTGAACTCATCATCTGTATCACAGAAGGCATCCCGGTCATCGACATGATTCAAGTGAAGCGTTACCTCGAGGACAAACCGGCCCGTCTCATCGGACCGAACTGCCCGGGGATCATCACACCAGGGGAAGCGAAACTTGGCATCATGCCTGGTTACATCCATACAAAAGGCCACGTGGGCATCGTCTCGCGTTCAGGGACGCTCACGTACGAGGCGGTCCATCAGTTGACGACGGCCGGGATCGGTCAATCGACGGCGGTCGGAATCGGTGGCGACCCGGTCAACGGGACGAACTTCATCGACACGCTTCAAGCGTTCAACGACGATGAGGACACGAAAGCGGTCATCATGATCGGTGAAATCGGCGGAACGGCTGAAGAGGAAGCCGCTGAATGGGTGAAAGCGAACATGACGAAGCCGGTCATCGGCTTCATCGGTGGTCAAACGGCTCCTGAAGGGAAACGGATGGGCCATGCCGGTGCCATCATCTCGGGCGGAAAAGGAACGGCTGCCGAGAAAATCAAGACATTGAACGCCAACGGGATTGAAGTCGCCGAGACGCCAGCCGTCATCGGGGAGACACTCATCCGCGTGTTGAAGCAAGAAGGTTTGTATGAAGCTTGCGTGACGGGCCAACCGACCACGTAA
- the sucC gene encoding ADP-forming succinate--CoA ligase subunit beta, with protein MNIHEYQAKELLRAFGVAVPTGYPAFTVEEAVSAAAKLDGELKVVKAQIHAGGRGKAGGVKLAKTDEEVKQYASEILGKTLVTHQTGPEGKVVQRLYIEEGSAIDQEFYLGLVLDRSIGRIVIMGSSEGGMDIEEVAEHTPEKIHKEVVDPVVGLRPFQARRLAFKMEVPTKLVNKFSDMVMKLYKVYVETDCTIAEINPLVTTKDGNVIALDAKLNFDSNALYRHTDIVDLRDTTEEDPREVEASKHDLSYIALDGNIGCLVNGAGLAMATMDIIKHYGAEPANFLDVGGGATKEKVTEAFKLILSDDQVKGIFVNIFGGIMKCDIIAEGIVAATKEIGLDLPLVVRLEGTNVDAGRRILDESGLAITSASSMADGAEKIAALVR; from the coding sequence ATGAATATCCATGAGTATCAGGCGAAAGAATTGCTTCGGGCGTTCGGAGTGGCCGTACCTACGGGCTATCCGGCGTTCACGGTTGAAGAAGCAGTCTCAGCCGCCGCCAAGCTAGACGGTGAACTAAAAGTTGTCAAAGCTCAGATCCACGCAGGGGGCCGCGGGAAAGCCGGCGGTGTCAAACTTGCGAAGACGGATGAGGAAGTCAAACAGTACGCGTCAGAGATTCTCGGCAAGACGCTCGTCACGCATCAGACTGGACCTGAAGGAAAAGTCGTGCAACGCCTTTACATCGAAGAAGGTTCTGCGATTGACCAGGAATTTTACTTAGGACTTGTGCTTGACCGTTCGATCGGCCGAATTGTCATCATGGGTTCATCAGAGGGCGGTATGGACATCGAAGAAGTCGCTGAACATACACCTGAAAAGATTCATAAAGAAGTCGTCGACCCGGTCGTCGGACTTCGTCCGTTCCAAGCGCGCCGACTTGCTTTCAAGATGGAAGTGCCGACAAAACTCGTCAACAAATTCAGTGACATGGTCATGAAGCTGTACAAAGTGTATGTCGAGACGGATTGCACGATCGCGGAAATCAACCCGCTCGTCACGACGAAAGACGGAAACGTCATCGCGCTCGATGCGAAGCTCAACTTCGACAGCAACGCGCTTTATCGTCATACGGATATCGTCGATCTTCGCGATACGACAGAAGAAGACCCGCGTGAAGTCGAGGCGTCAAAACACGACCTCAGCTACATCGCGCTCGATGGCAACATCGGTTGCCTCGTCAACGGTGCCGGCCTTGCCATGGCGACGATGGATATCATCAAGCATTATGGCGCCGAACCCGCTAACTTCCTCGATGTAGGCGGCGGTGCGACGAAAGAAAAAGTAACGGAAGCGTTCAAATTGATTTTGTCAGACGACCAAGTCAAAGGAATCTTCGTCAACATCTTCGGTGGCATCATGAAGTGTGACATCATCGCTGAAGGTATCGTCGCGGCGACGAAAGAAATCGGTCTCGATTTACCACTCGTCGTCCGTTTAGAAGGTACAAACGTGGATGCGGGACGACGCATTCTCGATGAATCTGGACTTGCGATCACTTCGGCGAGCTCGATGGCTGACGGTGCAGAAAAAATCGCGGCACTCGTTCGATAA
- a CDS encoding EscU/YscU/HrcU family type III secretion system export apparatus switch protein, translating into MTDRKQAIALSYEQSMESPRVVAKGGGLVAERMLALAQANGVPIHEDPALLSLLSALQIEEQIPDDLYQVIAELFVFLYQMEQGKIEDV; encoded by the coding sequence ATGACCGATCGCAAACAAGCCATCGCCTTGTCCTATGAGCAATCGATGGAGTCTCCACGCGTCGTCGCCAAAGGCGGCGGACTCGTCGCCGAGCGCATGCTCGCCCTCGCCCAAGCGAACGGGGTTCCGATTCATGAGGACCCGGCCTTGTTGTCGCTTTTGTCCGCCCTGCAGATTGAAGAGCAGATTCCGGACGACCTGTATCAGGTGATCGCCGAGCTTTTCGTGTTTCTTTATCAGATGGAACAAGGAAAAATCGAGGATGTCTAG
- a CDS encoding ribonuclease HII, producing the protein MTIQAIKQRLQMVRYEEWEQVRDELKDDPRAGVQTLIRQRERQFAQEHALRADYTARHAFEDGLKAQGFSLIGGVDEVGRGPLAGPVVAAAVILPEGFYHPGLNDSKKMSKRARELAYRILMDEASVGVGIVDADVIDQVNIYEATKLAMVEAVRQLGAVDALLIDAMRLDLDIPQQSLVKGDARSVSIAAASVVAKVVRDNMMEDFAVLYPGYGFERNAGYGTKDHLTGLAEHGITPIHRKSFAPIKQM; encoded by the coding sequence ATGACGATTCAAGCGATTAAACAACGGCTACAGATGGTCCGATATGAAGAGTGGGAGCAGGTGCGGGACGAGTTGAAAGACGACCCGCGGGCGGGAGTCCAGACGCTCATCCGGCAACGAGAGCGGCAGTTCGCACAAGAACATGCCCTCCGTGCCGATTATACGGCCCGTCACGCGTTCGAAGACGGTTTGAAGGCCCAAGGGTTCAGTCTCATCGGCGGCGTCGATGAGGTCGGTCGAGGGCCACTCGCGGGTCCCGTCGTCGCGGCGGCCGTCATCTTGCCGGAAGGATTTTATCATCCCGGCCTGAACGATTCGAAAAAGATGTCGAAACGGGCGCGGGAACTGGCCTACCGCATCCTCATGGACGAGGCATCGGTCGGCGTCGGCATCGTCGACGCTGACGTGATCGACCAAGTCAATATTTATGAGGCGACGAAACTGGCGATGGTGGAAGCGGTCCGACAGCTCGGAGCGGTCGATGCGCTGTTAATCGACGCGATGCGGCTCGACCTCGACATTCCGCAGCAGTCGCTCGTCAAAGGGGATGCCCGGAGCGTCTCGATTGCGGCGGCGAGCGTCGTCGCCAAAGTCGTTCGCGACAACATGATGGAAGATTTCGCCGTCCTCTATCCCGGTTACGGGTTCGAGCGGAATGCGGGCTATGGCACGAAAGACCATTTGACCGGGCTCGCGGAACACGGCATCACACCGATTCACCGGAAATCGTTCGCACCGATTAAACAGATGTAG
- the ylqF gene encoding ribosome biogenesis GTPase YlqF → MAIQWFPGHMAKARRQVTEKLKLIDVVIELVDARVPQSSRNPMVDEITEGKPRLIVLNKADMADPVVTDAWLRALKRDDVEVVAVDAKHSKGLKQLMSGAEKLMQEKHDRMREKGRNPGPIRALIIGIPNVGKSTLINRLAGRNIAVTGDRPGVTKRQQWIKMKGGEMELLDTPGILWPKFEDQMVGYRLAATGAIKDDILNLDDIALYATRELSARYPEQLKERFKIDQLPEDAVELLELIGKKRGLVSGGYVDFEKASELLLNELRHEKIGRVSLETPADHDMA, encoded by the coding sequence TTGGCAATTCAATGGTTCCCTGGCCACATGGCCAAGGCACGAAGACAAGTAACAGAAAAGTTAAAGCTCATCGATGTCGTCATCGAACTCGTCGATGCACGCGTCCCACAATCGAGCCGTAACCCGATGGTCGATGAGATTACGGAAGGCAAACCGCGTCTCATCGTCTTGAATAAAGCCGATATGGCCGACCCGGTCGTCACCGACGCTTGGCTCCGCGCCTTGAAGCGCGATGACGTCGAGGTCGTCGCCGTCGACGCGAAACATAGCAAAGGTTTGAAGCAGCTCATGTCGGGCGCAGAGAAGCTCATGCAAGAGAAGCATGACCGCATGCGAGAGAAAGGCCGGAACCCTGGCCCGATTCGTGCTCTCATCATCGGCATCCCGAACGTCGGCAAGTCGACGCTCATCAACCGCCTCGCCGGACGCAATATCGCTGTCACTGGCGACCGTCCGGGTGTCACGAAGCGCCAGCAATGGATCAAGATGAAAGGCGGCGAGATGGAATTGCTCGATACGCCGGGGATTCTTTGGCCGAAGTTCGAGGACCAGATGGTCGGTTATCGCTTGGCGGCGACTGGTGCCATCAAGGATGATATCTTGAACCTTGATGATATCGCGCTCTATGCGACCCGTGAGCTATCGGCCCGCTATCCGGAACAGTTGAAAGAGCGATTCAAAATTGATCAACTGCCGGAAGATGCCGTCGAACTGCTCGAATTGATTGGCAAGAAACGTGGACTCGTCAGCGGCGGCTACGTCGATTTCGAGAAAGCGAGCGAATTACTATTGAATGAACTGCGTCATGAGAAAATCGGACGGGTCTCCCTCGAGACGCCGGCCGACCATGACATGGCGTGA
- the lepB gene encoding signal peptidase I, whose amino-acid sequence MKEVFSWLKAIVVALVIAFVIRTFIFVPVIVEGESMMPTLQNADRMIVSKISNYVGELDRGDIIVFHATESKDYIKRVIAIPGDTLEYRDDTLYLNDEAVEEPYLEDFRAQMNGFPLTENFTLEQVTGEAVVPEGSYFVMGDNRQNSKDSREIGFVPKEDVVGKTNFVFWPLGDFGTVQE is encoded by the coding sequence TTGAAAGAAGTGTTCAGTTGGCTTAAGGCGATCGTCGTTGCGCTCGTCATCGCGTTCGTGATCCGGACGTTCATCTTTGTACCTGTCATCGTCGAGGGAGAGTCAATGATGCCGACGCTCCAAAATGCCGATCGTATGATTGTCAGCAAAATCTCAAATTACGTCGGTGAGCTCGACCGGGGCGATATCATCGTCTTCCACGCGACGGAATCGAAAGACTATATCAAACGCGTCATCGCCATCCCTGGCGACACGCTTGAATATCGGGACGATACGCTTTATTTGAACGACGAAGCGGTCGAAGAACCGTATTTAGAAGATTTCCGGGCCCAGATGAACGGCTTTCCTCTTACCGAGAACTTTACGCTCGAACAAGTGACGGGCGAGGCGGTCGTCCCAGAAGGCTCGTACTTCGTCATGGGTGACAACCGACAAAACTCGAAAGACAGCCGTGAAATCGGCTTTGTCCCGAAAGAGGATGTCGTCGGCAAAACGAACTTCGTGTTCTGGCCGCTCGGCGATTTCGGGACCGTACAAGAATAA
- the rplS gene encoding 50S ribosomal protein L19, which produces MNTQKLFREITEEQFKSDVPAFRPGDTVRVHVKVVEGTRERIQIFEGVVIKRKGGGISETFTVRKISYGVGVERAFPLHSPRVAQIEVVRYGKVRRAKLYYLRNLRGKAARIKEIRR; this is translated from the coding sequence ATGAACACACAAAAACTGTTCCGTGAAATCACAGAAGAACAATTCAAATCGGACGTACCTGCTTTCCGTCCTGGTGACACAGTACGTGTCCACGTTAAAGTCGTAGAGGGAACGCGTGAGCGTATCCAGATCTTCGAAGGCGTAGTCATCAAGCGTAAAGGTGGCGGCATCAGCGAAACATTCACAGTCCGTAAGATCTCTTACGGCGTAGGTGTTGAGCGTGCATTCCCGCTTCACTCACCGCGTGTCGCGCAAATCGAAGTCGTTCGTTACGGTAAAGTCCGTCGTGCGAAACTCTACTACCTCCGCAACCTTCGCGGTAAAGCAGCACGTATTAAAGAAATCCGTCGTTAA
- the trmD gene encoding tRNA (guanosine(37)-N1)-methyltransferase TrmD yields the protein MKIDVLTLFPEMFAPLDHSIVGRARTLGQVEMTLTNFRDFSTNKHHKVDDYPYGGGAGMLLTPQPIFDAFDAIDKRRPRVIVTTPTGRRFDQQLAEEWATEEHLIFLCGHYEGFDQRIHDELATDEVSIGDFVMTGGELAAMVMIDATVRLIPEVLGDQASHEDDSFSTGLLEYPHYTRPAEFRGLKVPDVLLSGNHAKIETWRRERSLERTYRRRPELLERIDMSKSDKKFIESLRD from the coding sequence ATGAAGATTGATGTCTTAACGTTATTCCCCGAAATGTTCGCCCCGCTCGATCATTCGATTGTCGGACGGGCCCGCACGCTCGGGCAAGTCGAGATGACGCTCACGAACTTCCGTGACTTCTCGACGAACAAACACCACAAAGTCGACGATTACCCATACGGGGGCGGGGCGGGCATGCTGCTCACCCCGCAACCGATCTTTGACGCCTTTGACGCCATCGACAAGAGGCGTCCCCGCGTCATCGTCACGACGCCGACAGGACGCCGCTTCGACCAACAGCTGGCAGAAGAGTGGGCGACAGAGGAACATCTGATTTTTTTATGCGGCCATTACGAAGGGTTCGACCAACGCATCCATGACGAGCTCGCGACGGACGAAGTGTCAATCGGCGATTTCGTCATGACCGGCGGTGAACTCGCGGCGATGGTCATGATCGATGCGACGGTGCGGCTCATCCCGGAAGTGCTCGGCGATCAAGCGAGCCACGAGGACGACTCGTTTTCGACGGGGCTACTCGAGTACCCGCACTACACGCGACCGGCGGAGTTCCGTGGCCTGAAGGTGCCAGACGTTCTCTTGTCAGGCAATCACGCCAAAATCGAGACGTGGCGCCGCGAACGGTCACTTGAACGTACGTATCGCCGGCGACCGGAACTGCTCGAGCGAATCGACATGTCGAAGTCGGATAAAAAATTCATTGAATCGTTGCGCGATTGA
- the rimM gene encoding ribosome maturation factor RimM (Essential for efficient processing of 16S rRNA) — MEWLYVGKIANTHGLKGELKLLAATDFPAERFKKGETLYLDIDGKKVPFEVTTYRPHKQFHLVTFKGLENINLVEKYKGMKLYVHVEHVHELPEHEFYYHEIIGCEAVVDGEVIGVVDDIFETGANDVWVIKRPGKSDALIPYIESVVSDIDVEAKRVVITPIPGMIDDED, encoded by the coding sequence ATGGAATGGTTATACGTAGGTAAAATCGCCAACACCCATGGCTTAAAAGGGGAATTGAAACTGCTCGCCGCGACCGATTTCCCGGCGGAACGCTTCAAAAAAGGCGAGACGCTCTATTTGGACATCGACGGCAAGAAGGTCCCGTTCGAGGTGACGACGTATCGTCCGCACAAACAGTTCCATCTCGTGACGTTCAAGGGGCTCGAGAATATCAATCTCGTCGAGAAATATAAAGGGATGAAGCTATACGTCCATGTCGAGCACGTCCACGAGTTGCCGGAACATGAGTTTTATTACCATGAGATCATCGGTTGCGAGGCCGTCGTCGACGGTGAGGTCATCGGAGTCGTCGATGACATCTTCGAGACCGGCGCGAACGACGTCTGGGTCATCAAGCGCCCCGGCAAGTCAGATGCGCTCATCCCGTACATCGAGTCGGTCGTGAGCGACATCGATGTCGAGGCGAAACGTGTCGTCATCACCCCGATCCCGGGAATGATCGACGATGAAGATTGA